ACTAAAAAAGAATCTTTAAATGAAATGGATCTTGGTATTGGTTTGAAAAATACGATCAATCGATTGAATACATTGTATGGTGAAAAACATCAATTTAAATTAACAAATACGCCAGGCAGGGGCACAATTGCAACGATCAGTATTCCCGTAGGTTATAACAATGAAAAGATAGTTGAAGATGAATAAACTTCGTGTAATTATTGTAGATGATGAATATTTGGCAAGGAATGGAATCCGTTACCTTTTAGAAAATGAAGCAGAAATTGAAATCATATCTGAGTGCAAGGATGGAGTTGAGGCTTATGATTCTATTTTAAAATACAACCCGGATCTGGTTTTCCTGGATATCCAAATGCCGGGGTTAAACGGCTTTGAAGTGATTGCATCTTTAAAAATGAAAAAACTGCCATATTTTATTTTTGTTACAGCTTATGATGAATTTGCTTTGCAGGCTTTTAAAGTGCATGCAATTGACTATTTGCTTAAACCTGTAAACGGTGAATTATTTGTTGCTGCATTAAGCCGCGCAAAACAGTTAATAAAAGCTGAACAAAATGAAGTTTTTAACAGCCGGCTAAATGATTTGATTTCTGATTCTTCAAAACAGGAAAACTATTTAAAACGTATTATTGTAAAAGATCGTGGGAAAACCATTGTTGTTGATATTGACAAAATAATTCTATTCACTGCTGACGGAGATTATGTAAAAATTCATACAAAAAAGGAAAACTATTTATTTCGTGAAAGACTCAGCAAAATTTCAGAAAAACTCGATCCATCAGTATTTTGTCGAATTCATCGATCAACTATAATTAGGTTAAATCAGGTTCTGGAGTTTCAGCCAATTTCGAAGGGTGATTATTTTATTAAAACCAAAGATGACCAGCAGTTTACTCTAAGCCGATCCTACCGTTCTCAATTTTTGCAAGCACTAAATCAATAATATCCTCAAATCTTCCAGTCTACCGCAATAAGAACCCACTTTATCGCATAAAGCATATATTTAAAAATATTTTTTATACCTTTCGCTTAAATATTATTAAATGAGAGGAAGTACTATGTTTCAATTAAGCTTGATCTTTACGATGTTTTTATTTTTCTCTTTTTCCTTTTCACAGCAGTTTACCAAAATTGAATCAATAGAACCTGTTACTGATGGTGGTGATTCGCGAAGTGTAAATTGGATTGATTATGATAATGACGGTGATTTGGATCTTTTTATTACAAATGGGCCTAAAGCCGGACAAAACAATTTTTTTTATGAAAACAATGGCGATAACAGCTTTACTAAAATTGATACGATTGCCATTACCAAAGACAAGGCTCCTTCGGATGGAAGTAGCTGGGGTGATTTTAATAATGATGGTTTTGCCGATTTGTTTGTGGCAAACTGGTATGGCGAAAACAATTTGTTGTACTTAAATAATGGAGACAAAACTTTTCGCCAGGTGGCTGATACAGTTTCTGGAGATGGAGGATTTTCCGAGGCAGGAGCCTGGGCTGATTACAATACCGATGGATACCTTGATTTATTTGTTGCAAACAGCGGTGGTGATTTGAAAAACTTTTTTTATCAAAATATAAGCGACGAAACATTTTTAAAAGTATCAGGAAATCCCATTGCAGATAATGCGGGCCATTCTAGACACTTTGATTGGGCGGACTATGATGGTGATGGAAACATCGATCTTTTTGTAGCAAATGAAGAGAATGAAAATAATCAATTATTTCACGGTAATGGTGATGGTACATTTACCCAAATCACGGAAGGCGACATTGTAAATAATAATGGGACATCCTATAGCAGCAGCTGGGCAGATTACGACAATGATGGCGATCTGGATTTATTTGTGGCAAATGGCAACAATCAAAACAATTTTCTTTATAAGAATATTGGCAGTGGTAATTTTGAGCGTGTTTTGGATGGGATTATTGTAAATGATCATGGGACTTCTTTTGGCTCTGCCTGGGCAGATATTGACAACGATGGCGACCTTGACCTGTTTGTGAGTAATGGATTTGTTGGTTCCGGGACAAACAATTTTCTTTATTTTAACAATGGAGACGGCACTTTTAGCAAAGATAGTAGTGCTGTTTCTGAAGATGGCGGTTGGTCTTATGGAGCCAGTTTTGGAGATTATAACCGTGATGGGTATCTCGATTTGGCTGTGGCTAAATGGCTAAATGCCAATGAGAATAATGCAATATTTCAAAACAATGGCGGGGATAATAATTGGATTTCATTAATACTAAAAGGAACTGTAAGCAATGCATCAGCAATTGGGGCAATTGTAAAAGTAAAGGCCCAAATTGATGGCGAAAATGTTTGGCAGATGCGAACCGTTTCAGGGCAAAGTGGTTATTGCAGTCAAAATCTGGAAATTCATTTTGGATTAGCAAAGGCTACGCAGATTGATTCTCTGGAAATTCTTTGGCCTTCCGGGCAGGTGGAGGTGTACGAAAATATTCCGGCAAATCAGTTTAAATCCTTTAAAGAAATTATTCCTGATAATTTTCTCAGATTAAACTTTAAAGCAAAAAGCAGCCGTACTTTCGGGAAGGATAAAGTAAGCTTTTTGGATCTGTCCGTGGTCGATATCAACAATCCTATTCAAAGCTGGAAATGGGATTTCCAAAATGATGGTATTATTGATGCCATAACCCAAAACCCTGAATGGCAATATGATTCTCTTGGCACCTATAGCGTAAAACTATCTGCCTCAAATGGCATTGAGACAAAATCTAAAATATTTGAAAACTATATTTCCGTACAGAATAGGCCCGGTATTGTTGTTGAAAAAGTTTTTCCGGCTAACCGTGACACTTTAGTCGAAAAACGAAAAACTATCACTTTTGAAGTTCTGGCAGTTGATTCATCAGGCTATCCAATTTCATATCAGTGGTATTTAAATGGTTCTAAAAGAACGCAAGACTACTTTTATAATTACAGGGCATCTGCATTTGGTTTGCCGAAGTTTGATACTGTAATGGTTAAACTTTCAAATGGATTTAAAGAAATCGAGTTTTTATGGTCGGTGGAAATACACAACGAGGTGACTTCGATAAATTCGGGTGAAATAAATCCGAATAAGTTTGAGCTGTTTCAAAACTATCCCAATCCTTTTAATCCATCGACAATAATAAAATATAGTCTGGCAGAAATGAGCGATGTGACTCTTTCGATTTTTACTGTCACAGGGCAGCTCGTTACCCAAGTAAGAAAAAGGGATCAAACTGCAGGCCAGCATCAAATTCACTTTAACCCAGAGAAATTATCGAGTGGATTATTCTACTATAGCCTAAAAACACCAAGATTCCATAAAACCATGAAAATGGTTTATATAAAATGAGTTTATAATTTATGCTTCCAGGATGCATTCAATAATCTAAAATGTGATCAAATCCTTTGTCAGACTCATTTTTAGCTGTTTTATCCCGAATAGAAAGTGATACAAAACACAAATATTCTCTTTGATGCCGGACGTTAATTTGTTGATAATATTTTGGCGATTGATGATAGCTGGTTATTGGAACTAATGAATCGGGGCAGGAAAACTTTGGAAAACAGGACGGACAGATTTGATATTTTGAACCATTCGCCAATTGGAATGTGCGTAATTGATGATGCATATAATGTGGTTTTTTGGAACCGGTGCATATCAGATTGGACAAACATCCAGAAAGAAAACATTTTAGGAAAAAAAATACAAACGATTTATCCTCATTTTAAACAATCTAAATACAAAAATTCTTTCAATAAAATTTTTGGTGTTGGTAAGCCTACTAATTTTCCAATTCAACTTCATGGATATATTTTTAAGGAAAAATCACCAAATGGAAAACCGCGAGTACAGCACACCACAGTAACTGCTATTCCGGCGGAAAACGCAGGCCATTATTATGCTCTGTTTGCTATTGAAGATGTTACCGAAATGACGCATCGAATAAAAGAGTATAAACGCATCCGCGATTTAGCACTGTGTGAAAACAAGCAGCGTAAGAAGGCTGAAGCAAAATTACATAAATCGATGATTGAGCTTGAACAGACGAACCAAAAACTTATAGAAAAGAATATTGAGCTTGATCAGTTTAACTATATTGTAAGCCATGATTTACAGGCGCCATTAAGAACAATATCATCATTTAGTAAATTTTTACAGAAGAACTCAGGAAATATACTTTCAAAAAAATCCTTAAAATACTTAGGCTTTATTATTAGTGCATCAAAAAGAATGCATTTGCTGATTGAAAATTTATTAAGCCTTTCAAAGTCTACGCGTACAACTTTGAATACATCTGAATTTGCTGTGGATAATTGTGTTGATGATGCGCTGCAATCGTTGCAAAGCAACATAGATGAGACTAAGGCAAAGATTGATCGACAAAATTTACTAAAGATTAAAGGTGATAAAATTTTGATAACTCAGCTGTATCAAAACCTGATTGGGAATGCTTTAAAATTTGTTGACCACAAAGAGCCTCAAATAAATTTAACTGTAGATTATGAAGGATCGACTGCTGTTTTTGGTGTGCTAGATAATGGAATTGGAATAAGCCAGGAATTTAAAAACAGTATTTTTGAGCCCTTTAAAAAAGCAGATTCAGATATCAAATATGAAGGTTCCGGTCTTGGTTTGGCAATTTGTAAAAAAATCATCGAACGACATAAGGGACATATCTGGGTAGAATCAAATCCTGGTGAAGGAACTCATTTTAAATTTACCTTGGGTAATATCAATTAAATTTTAATTCCATATTTAATACCGCACAAAACACAGCTTCATTTTACCGACCATTATTTTTTTTCATTTCATTTTTTATTTTTGTTATAAAAATATTATATAATTTGTGCATATATTGTTTTTAAATTTCGTTCCTGAAAAAGAAAATTAGAAATATCCAATTTAAATTCCGTACAAAAGCCAAGAGGCGTGTTATGTCAAAAAGTGATAAGGCCATCAGGGAATTCAAAATCCCTGATATTATTAAAAAAATGAAAGAATCAAAAATGGATCGACGGTCTTTTTTAATGCGTATGGCTATTCTATCTGCCGGATCTGCATTAACTTTACCCGGCTGTTCATCTGAAGTAAAACGCACAATTGCTTCCGGACATAATCCTTCTATTCTCAGCAAAGATGAGTGGAATGTTTTGCTGGCAGTTCAGGATGTGCTTTTTCCAACAGAAGAAAATTCGCCTGGTGCCAGGGAAATTAACGCTGCTTCATTTGTGCAGTGGATTATTTCAGATAGTGAACTTGATCCTGCTGAAAGGAAGTTTTTAAAAGATGGTTTTAAGTGGCTAAATGAAGAAGCCGTAGAGCGTTGGGAGAACAATTTTGTGGATATGAAACCTGAGAATCAGGACAAATTATTAAGACATGTTGAGACCCACGACTGGGGAGAATCATGGATAGCAGTTATGCTGTTACATATTTTTGAAGCCCTTTTATCTGATCCTGTTTATGGTGGAAACAAAAGCGAAAATGGCTGGAAATGGCTGGACCATAACCCTGGGCAACCAAGGCCTGTTGAAGGTAAAATGTATGGAAATTTCCTGTAAAGTATAAATTGGAAAGAGATTGTTGAAAAGGGGCGCATTAGTCGAATTTTCGGTAAACTAATATTTCAAGAAATCAAAAAACGGAATTTAATCAAGGATCAAGTATCCTGAAACAAGAAATCGAGAATCGAGAAAAATGACTGATTTTGATGTTTGCATTATTGGAAGCGGAGCAGGCGCA
The genomic region above belongs to Calditrichota bacterium and contains:
- a CDS encoding T9SS type A sorting domain-containing protein, with translation MFQLSLIFTMFLFFSFSFSQQFTKIESIEPVTDGGDSRSVNWIDYDNDGDLDLFITNGPKAGQNNFFYENNGDNSFTKIDTIAITKDKAPSDGSSWGDFNNDGFADLFVANWYGENNLLYLNNGDKTFRQVADTVSGDGGFSEAGAWADYNTDGYLDLFVANSGGDLKNFFYQNISDETFLKVSGNPIADNAGHSRHFDWADYDGDGNIDLFVANEENENNQLFHGNGDGTFTQITEGDIVNNNGTSYSSSWADYDNDGDLDLFVANGNNQNNFLYKNIGSGNFERVLDGIIVNDHGTSFGSAWADIDNDGDLDLFVSNGFVGSGTNNFLYFNNGDGTFSKDSSAVSEDGGWSYGASFGDYNRDGYLDLAVAKWLNANENNAIFQNNGGDNNWISLILKGTVSNASAIGAIVKVKAQIDGENVWQMRTVSGQSGYCSQNLEIHFGLAKATQIDSLEILWPSGQVEVYENIPANQFKSFKEIIPDNFLRLNFKAKSSRTFGKDKVSFLDLSVVDINNPIQSWKWDFQNDGIIDAITQNPEWQYDSLGTYSVKLSASNGIETKSKIFENYISVQNRPGIVVEKVFPANRDTLVEKRKTITFEVLAVDSSGYPISYQWYLNGSKRTQDYFYNYRASAFGLPKFDTVMVKLSNGFKEIEFLWSVEIHNEVTSINSGEINPNKFELFQNYPNPFNPSTIIKYSLAEMSDVTLSIFTVTGQLVTQVRKRDQTAGQHQIHFNPEKLSSGLFYYSLKTPRFHKTMKMVYIK
- a CDS encoding PAS domain S-box protein, encoding MNRGRKTLENRTDRFDILNHSPIGMCVIDDAYNVVFWNRCISDWTNIQKENILGKKIQTIYPHFKQSKYKNSFNKIFGVGKPTNFPIQLHGYIFKEKSPNGKPRVQHTTVTAIPAENAGHYYALFAIEDVTEMTHRIKEYKRIRDLALCENKQRKKAEAKLHKSMIELEQTNQKLIEKNIELDQFNYIVSHDLQAPLRTISSFSKFLQKNSGNILSKKSLKYLGFIISASKRMHLLIENLLSLSKSTRTTLNTSEFAVDNCVDDALQSLQSNIDETKAKIDRQNLLKIKGDKILITQLYQNLIGNALKFVDHKEPQINLTVDYEGSTAVFGVLDNGIGISQEFKNSIFEPFKKADSDIKYEGSGLGLAICKKIIERHKGHIWVESNPGEGTHFKFTLGNIN
- a CDS encoding response regulator transcription factor produces the protein MNKLRVIIVDDEYLARNGIRYLLENEAEIEIISECKDGVEAYDSILKYNPDLVFLDIQMPGLNGFEVIASLKMKKLPYFIFVTAYDEFALQAFKVHAIDYLLKPVNGELFVAALSRAKQLIKAEQNEVFNSRLNDLISDSSKQENYLKRIIVKDRGKTIVVDIDKIILFTADGDYVKIHTKKENYLFRERLSKISEKLDPSVFCRIHRSTIIRLNQVLEFQPISKGDYFIKTKDDQQFTLSRSYRSQFLQALNQ
- a CDS encoding gluconate 2-dehydrogenase subunit 3 family protein, whose protein sequence is MSKSDKAIREFKIPDIIKKMKESKMDRRSFLMRMAILSAGSALTLPGCSSEVKRTIASGHNPSILSKDEWNVLLAVQDVLFPTEENSPGAREINAASFVQWIISDSELDPAERKFLKDGFKWLNEEAVERWENNFVDMKPENQDKLLRHVETHDWGESWIAVMLLHIFEALLSDPVYGGNKSENGWKWLDHNPGQPRPVEGKMYGNFL